A region of Drosophila mauritiana strain mau12 chromosome 3L, ASM438214v1, whole genome shotgun sequence DNA encodes the following proteins:
- the LOC117141494 gene encoding uncharacterized protein LOC117141494 isoform X2, producing the protein MELFGIYLILATAVVVQGYRKFGLNCEDIACISGKKCIVSRVPCENPDQQEGEQCGTYPECQSDQLASDFTIDTTQTTANTRNSIIIPSTPTSRNRNNRDSDFELLTDFSNTDTFATHAGQRQANVLVIVQDGSQQPQQPNPWLNRGQSPPCTVSPLYPYSCTYPGYPNSGAGLPSYPQQRSANGPQLVPPTPPCYYNCYPRVRSSSYGQYGYPLARSANPSSTNNYLIYLTLAG; encoded by the exons ATGGAACTCTTtggtatatatttaatattagcCACGGCAGTTGTTGTCCAAGGATACAGGA AATTTGGACTCAATTGTGAGGATATTGCCTGTATATCTGGTAAAAAATGCATTGTATCCAGAGTTCCCTGCGAAAACCCAGATCAGCAAGAAGGAGAGCAATGTGGAACCTATCCGGAGTGCCAATCAG ATCAGCTGGCCAGCGATTTCACCATCGACACTACACAGACCACTGCCAACACCCGAAACAGCATCATCATACCCAGCACCCCCACGAGTCGCAATCGGAATAATAGGGATAGTGACTTTGAACTGCTGACCGATTTCAGTAACACCGATACATTTGCCACCCATGCAGGCCAACGGCAGGCTAATGTTTTGGTTATTGTTCAAGATGGTTCCCAGCAACCTCAGCAGCCAAATCCTTGGCTGAATCGAGGACAAAGTCCCCCCTGTACCGTCAGTCCCCTCTACCCATATTCCTGCACTTATCCTGGTTATCCGAACTCGGGAGCAGGATTGCCTTCTTATCCGCAACAGCGATCGGCCAATGGGCCACAATTAGTTCCTCCTACTCCACCGTGCTACTATAACTGCTATCCCAGAGTGCGGTCAAGTTCATATGGTCAATATGGATACCCCCTGGCTAGATCAGCCAATCCCTCATCAACCAATAACTATTTAATCTACCTCACATTAGCTGGCTAA
- the LOC117140195 gene encoding uncharacterized protein LOC117140195, which translates to MGSAKLEAMKEYLGLEEKTTIFSLNPYCLYEIFRQIHKNCALKQTNDIFLKYSDLINFAICCDHLNKAFKKWSLTLYKELCIENTFLNTSICIEINFSNLHSHMYGLSNNEKKMFWINFKHHIMENEQLESLKVIYEPTRYWSDYLERFEDLIKSVHGKPKLSELSMNINGFSLEIVPQITHLEKLELNVRLDSRILVELCKLNPSLRRLTLRNSEIFGRLSDIVPHCTQLEYLSFVMKEVDASEYAALANLPQLKALILCGEHLEGSLVKLFSRFQEHQQIQSICIPETYVSNAEAIALASIGSVVSIKCCLRDKSFYSDLPLSGKLTNIYILGHPMQYNPDNPYYNEKEEDFLKVTYRAHRPLAVTRAYYQYWQTKDPKLLQLSFDEDYLHAHRLHCIGWYDANVLPATMQNSSEQFSVSIAGIVLNKKVSISDAELAVLASIPTLTTIRCSFVQIEQIIAVKLQQLDAITDTANRVDKIKTEFCNIYFVHSHESVTLVLEVFVQSILSYGCILAPLANLRNLKRLEIRGKIMSGSLVELFRALGALEKHTLQELETAFLDPEELEEVVKIQSLRILKSGFFCSRYISELANLEQLEELTLTVHPQGCLIELFGVLASKQPQVLKRLVIQNTKLTNQEVGHLAGIRSLESLQLGLPEVKYWEQPPKDTKNQAVVNYCQKCRLAPGSFAYENQTHQTDIRTLITADDEEPLDAQFNFLTQLYGTLTPTHLALLANLPNLEELKMYLNYNTQDAANLLNTIALQYPQKLRTLAFASQDLRLVSLFKDLQSFDCIVSHMKDIEYISQLRNLTDLQIDNPLGISLWQLLKELKVLENLQSLILDNSNLEFLELVEVTKLSWLKRLRLGLAKKQFIFMLIRLEDLEVLEITSTHYAAENESNFLYLFLIKCKNIKSISLYRFYDFLRKDYVNGTLNHIKLFRNPYEHPPFKLRGVWSDFKRFNHLNCYNNEFMELRRQDGSYQSSDESDED; encoded by the exons ATGGGTAGCGCCAAACTTGAAGCGATGAAGGAATATTTAGGTTTAgaagaaaaaacaacaatttttaGCTTGAACCCTTACTGtttatatgaaatatttcGCCAAATTCACAAAAACTGCGCACTCAAACAAACCaatgatatatttttaaagtacaGTGATCTTATAAACTTTGCTATTTGCTGTGATCATCTCAACAAGGCGTTCAAAAAATGGAGTCTTACTCTTTATAAGGAGCTGTGTATTGAAAACACATTCCTCAATACGTCCATATGCATAGAGATTAATTTCTCAAACCTTCATTCGCACATGTATGGATTGTCGAACAATGAAAAGAAAATGTTCTGGATTAATTTCAAACATCACATTATGGAGAACGAACAACTGGAGTCATTAAAGGTAATTTACGAACCAACACGTTACTGGAGTGATTACTTAGAAAGATTTGAGGACCTCATAAAATCGGTTCATGGCAAGCCAAAACTGAGCGAGCTCTCTATGAACATAAACG GATTCAGCCTTGAGATCGTGCCGCAGATCACTCACCTAGAGAAACTAGAGCTGAATGTTCGATTGGATTCCAGAATCCTGGTCGAGCTGTGTAAACTGAATCCAAGCCTACGAAGACTCACGCTAAGAAATTCCGAAATATTTGGCAGGTTATCCGATATAGTACCTCATTGCACTCAACTGGAATATCTGAGCTTTGTGATGAAAGAGGTAGATGCATCCGAGTACGCAGCCCTGGCCAATCTGCCGCAACTCAAGGCATTAATTCTGTGTGGCGAGCATCTCGAGGGATCGCTGGTGAAGCTCTTTAGTCGTTTCCAGGAACACCAGCAGATCCAGAGCATATGCATCCCAGAAACATATGTCAGCAACGCAGAGGCCATCGCCTTGGCATCCATTGGCTCAGTGGTTTCAATCAAGTGCTGTTTGCGGGATAAATCGTTCTATTCGGACTTGCCCTTAAGCGGAAAACTTACTAATATCTACATCCTGGGTCACCCCATGCAATATAATCCAGACAATCCGTATtacaatgagaaggaggaggattTCCTCAAAGTGACTTATAGGGCACATAGACCGTTAGCCGTCACTCGTGCGTATTATCAATATTGGCAGACCAAAGATCCAAAGCTATTGCAATTGTCCTTCGACGAAGATTATCTGCATGCACATCGTCTCCATTGCATAGGCTGGTATGATGCCAATGTTCTACCAGCTACAATGCAAAATTCATCAGAACAATTCTCGGTCTCTATCGCCGGGATTGTGCTCAATAAAAAGGTATCGATTTCCGATGCAGAACTTGCCGTCCTCGCTTCCATACCCACGCTTACCACCATTCGGTGTTCATTTGTTCAAATAGAGCAGATAATCGCGGTTAAACTGCAGCAACTTGATGCGATTACAGATACCGCAAACCGAGTGGATAAAATTAAAACCGAATTTTGCAATATTTATTTCGTCCATAGCCACGAATCTGTGACCCTCGTACTGGAAGTTTTTGTACAAAGTATCCTGAGTTATGGGTGTATCCTTGCCCCCCTTGCCAATTTAAGAAACTTGAAACGCCTGGAGATAAGGGGAAAAATTATGAGCGGCTCATTGGTGGAGCTCTTTAGGGCTTTGGGCGCCTTGGAGAAACACACACTGCAAGAATTAGAAACTGCATTCCTTGACCCAGAGGAACTCGAAGAGGTGGTAAAGATCCAGAGCTTGAGGATACTTAAAAGTGGTTTCTTTTGCTCAAGATATATAAGTGAACTGGCCAACTTAGAGCAACTTGAGGAGCTTACACTTACCGTTCATCCGCAGGGATGTCTGATAGAGTTGTTCGGTGTCCTGGCCTCCAAGCAGCCTCAAGTACTCAAAAGACTCGTCATTCAGAATACAAAACTTACTAACCAAGAAGTTGGCCACCTTGCTGGCATAAGATCCTTGGAAAGCCTTCAGCTCGGTCTGCCCGAAGTGAAATATTGGGAACAGCCAccaaaagatacaaaaaatcAGGCAGTCGTGAACTATTGTCAAAAGTGTCGGCTGGCCCCGGGTTCATTCGCATATGAGAACCAAACTCATCAAACTGACATTCGTACATTGATAACTGCGGATGATGAAGAGCCCTTGGATGCtcagtttaattttttaacgCAATTGTACGGCACCTTGACTCCCACGCACTTGGCACTCTTGGCCAATTTGCCAAATTTAGAGGAATTAAAAATGTACCTTAATTACAATACACAAGATGCGGCGAACCTATTGAACACAATAGCCTTGCAGTACCCTCAAAAGTTAAGAACACTTGCATTTGCATCTCAGGACCTTAGGTTGGTGTCGCTGTTCAAGGATTTGCAATCCTTCGATTGCATTGTTAGCCACATGAAAGATATCGAGTATATATCTCAGCTAAGAAATCTGACAGACTTGCAGATCGACAATCCTCTTGGTATATCCCTGTGGCAGCTTCTTAAGGAACTGAAAGTTTTAGAGAATCTTCAGTCCTTGATTCTGGATAATTCGAATCTGGAATTTTTAGAGCTTGTTGAAGTAACAAAACTTAGTTGGCTGAAACGATTACGACTCGGTCTGGCCAAGAAACAGTTCATCTTTATGCTAATTCGATTGGAAGATCTCGAAGTCTTGGAAATTACATCCACCCATTACGCAGCGGAAAATGAAAGCAACTtcctttatttatttctaataaagtgcaaaaatattaaatcaatATCTCTTTATCGGTTCTACGATTTTCTCAGAAAGGATTATGTCAATGGAACACTTAATCATATTAAGCTGTTTCGGAATCCCTACGAGCACCCGCCTTTCAAATTGCGTGGAGTTTGGTCTGACTTCAAAAGATTCAATCAT ttgAACTGTTATAATAATGAGTTTATGGAACTGAGGCGGCAGGATGGTAGCTATCAAAGTAGTGATGAATCTGATGAAGACTAA
- the LOC117139287 gene encoding myb-like protein AA, with product MTDPEMDSDATLSQFHNRSARQIPMRPMPGAMPMPGAMPYPGPVPMNVPAPGRAYYPSYMGQPYMGQPYTGQPMPRPMPGAMPMMPMMPQGVGAMGGTSIIVEPLVILPMGIGAGMGTGVNQNPYYGANGAYPTYNNYNPYNTYTTARPNYDYNNYNNNNNNYPNYNNNTGNNNNYNDYNSYG from the coding sequence ATGACGGATCCCGAAATGGATTCAGATGCGACACTCTCACAATTTCACAATCGATCGGCACGACAGATTCCTATGCGTCCCATGCCAGGAGCAATGCCAATGCCAGGAGCGATGCCGTATCCTGGACCTGTTCCAATGAATGTACCAGCACCGGGACGTGCGTATTATCCCTCGTATATGGGACAACCTTACATGGGACAACCGTACACGGGACAGCCGATGCCTAGACCCATGCCAGGTGCCATGCCCATGATGCCAATGATGCCCCAGGGAGTTGGAGCTATGGGTGGTACCAGCATAATTGTGGAGCCCTTAGTTATCCTGCCAATGGGAATTGGGGCAGGCATGGGTACGGGCGTAAATCAAAATCCATATTACGGAGCAAATGGGGCTTATCCCACCTATAACAATTACAATCCCTACAACACGTACACTACTGCACGGCCCAACTACGACTATAACAAttataacaacaacaataataactaCCCGAATTACAATAACAATACTggcaataataacaattacaACGATTACAACTCATACGGTTAG
- the LOC117141552 gene encoding uncharacterized protein LOC117141552, producing the protein MWSNRCSIFILALLVASGAVKVSGRLPRILPESLAEGDEGVTVRGDCEFKVNGDLNDPAPLFSRHNSYEIIVPDPTDTVRLVNGELLDMFCPGVGFAAPFVNRWQVTATCLQNKYFLVDDLIYPFANFSCTAWPIFTALRSGKDCNGGTDLVQVGFEVEDGGFLQSYELCHDAEAEATRYVHHVLYPSSYDYQHGVARPNFIELDFYGGRDVNTKYTQVQQNITISNILGLDASPYFNFSDNRILARGHMIAKTDQIFGAAQHSTFLFINVAPQWQTFNGGNWEGVETSVRKFVADRNLTTDCYTGTWGVSTLPDVDGIERELYLDFDENNNGLIPVPKIYFRVVIDRVTREGIVLIGINNPYLTLEQIQKDYILCKDIGHQLSWLTWYKEDLHEGYSYACSVEDFIEVVKDLPLEDLHTNGILGLDDVTTVEPSTTESSTTTEEPSTTTSTEIPSTTDLTPSSTSVSSTTEEPSSSTASPTTEPPTSTVTSTTELPTSTVTPTTNPSTSTVTPTTEPPTSTVTPTTEPSSSTTLEPASTTSSPTTLQPTSSTEESTSTSATSTSTSSPPVTTANPIANPCRFSTNGDLKDPAPLLTPQGALSWLLPDESGFYTVEEGSSIDLHCTGALVSPFNRYTALTARCVGDQLYEAEGQRVNIRGFVCQSWPTYAAVRSGQSCAGGTDVVQIGFDVAAGFLSHVELCYDQQEQISRYARYELTPANVAYQKGVAQPGYLRGDFYSGEDVNVLYGQSNQLDAFSTALGLDASQYFDSTKDLYLTRGQLAARLDFVHSSAQRATHFYVNAVPQWRSINIGNWLAVESSLRQFVADEALNVSVHAGSYDISTLPNSQGVQTPLYLNAETKQLPVAKILYRIVIDQESRKGVVLIVVNNPHITLTETLEDYVICEDVGAQIDWLDWDKANLQKGYSYACSVEDFIEVVKDLPTDQLQTTGILGLTNQILDNEVCSFKVNGDLKDPAPLFVVRSELGHARYLEPNQEGVVQLKHGEALEFHCIKSFSGPFSGYTFVNSTCWQQQSLLAMGSLYQLQDFVCTSWPTYTARRSGRPCNGGTDLLEVGFQLSSSSSDDFLQTYDVCHDELSEVTRYVHHVLYPGSDQYQRSVSRPSFIPGDFYGGKDVNTLYTQVQQNITVSEILGMDASPYFNTTGNVYLARGHLSAKTDFVFGAAQQASFFFVNVAPQWQTFNGGNWERIEDSVRKFVADENITVDCYTGTWGVSTLPDVNGIERELYLDFDENNNGLIPVPKLYFRVIIDRESRNGIVLLGVNNPHATIEQIEKEYIICQDIGAQLSWVSWTKEDIKRGYSYACTVEDFTAVVKDLPLQDLYVDGVLGV; encoded by the coding sequence ATGTGGAGCAATCGCTGCTCTATTTTTATCCTGGCGCTGCTGGTCGCCAGCGGTGCAGTGAAAGTATCCGGAAGATTGCCTCGAATCCTGCCGGAATCTCTCGCCGAAGGCGATGAAGGTGTAACAGTGCGCGGAGATTGTGAATTTAAGGTGAACGGCGACCTCAACGATCCTGCTCCTCTCTTTTCGCGACACAATTCCTACGAAATTATTGTGCCAGATCCCACGGACACAGTGCGTCTGGTCAATGGCGAACTTTTGGATATGTTCTGTCCGGGAGTAGGATTTGCAGCGCCATTCGTAAATCGATGGCAGGTGACGGCTACGTGTCTGCAGAATAAGTACTTTCTGGTCGATGATTTAATCTATCCGTTTGCCAACTTTTCCTGTACCGCCTGGCCCATATTTACTGCCCTTCGGTCGGGTAAGGATTGCAATGGAGGCACAGATCTCGTCCAGGTAGGATTCGAGGTGGAGGATGGCGGCTTCCTGCAGAGCTATGAACTGTGCCACGATGCCGAGGCTGAAGCCACGCGATATGTTCACCACGTGCTCTATCCATCGAGCTACGATTATCAGCATGGAGTGGCGCGACCCAACTTTATCGAACTCGATTTCTACGGCGGAAGGGATGTGAATACCAAGTACACTCAAGTACAGCAGAACATCACAATCAGTAACATACTCGGTCTGGATGCCTCACCTTACTTCAACTTTAGTGATAACCGCATCCTGGCTCGGGGACATATGATTGCCAAAACGGATCAGATCTTCGGGGCGGCTCAGCACTCGACATTCCTGTTCATCAACGTGGCACCCCAATGGCAGACCTTCAACGGAGGCAACTGGGAGGGAGTGGAGACTAGTGTTCGGAAATTCGTGGCCGATCGTAATCTCACCACTGATTGCTATACAGGCACTTGGGGTGTTTCAACCCTTCCCGATGTGGATGGCATTGAGAGGGAGCTATATCTGGACTTCGATGAGAACAACAATGGCTTGATCCCAGTGCCCAAGATTTATTTCCGTGTGGTCATCGATCGGGTGACTCGCGAAGGCATTGTGCTAATAGGCATTAATAATCCCTATCTGACACTGGAGCAAATCCAAAAGGACTACATACTGTGCAAGGATATTGGCCATCAGCTAAGCTGGTTAACTTGGTACAAAGAAGATCTGCACGAGGGTTATTCCTATGCTTGCTCTGTAGAGGATTTCATCGAAGTGGTTAAGGACTTGCCGCTGGAGGACCTGCACACAAATGGTATTCTTGGATTGGACGACGTGACCACTGTTGAGCCTTCGACAACCGAAAGTTCCACAACTACTGAAGAGCCGAGCACAACTACGAGCACCGAAATCCCATCAACCACTGATCTTACTCCTAGTTCCACCAGCGTTTCTTCTACCACCGAAGAGCCAAGCTCATCTACCGCCTCACCCACCACTGAACCACCCACCTCCACAGTTACATCCACCACTGAACTACCTACCTCCACAGTTACACCCACCACTAATCCATCCACCTCGACAGTTACACCTACAACTGAACCACCCACCTCCACAGTTACACCCACAACAGAACCAAGCTCGTCTACCACTCTGGAACCTGCTTCAACTACATCTTCCCCTACCACCTTACAACCAACTTCATCAACCGAAGAATCAACTTCAACATCTGCAACATCTACCTCTACTTCAAGTCCTCCGGTGACTACTGCCAATCCCATTGCCAATCCCTGTAGGTTTAGTACAAATGGTGATCTCAAGGACCCTGCTCCATTACTAACCCCGCAAGGAGCTCTCAGCTGGCTGCTGCCCGATGAAAGTGGGTTTTACACCGTGGAAGAAGGATCTTCCATTGACCTGCACTGCACTGGAGCTCTGGTATCACCATTTAATAGGTATACAGCTCTGACCGCTCGTTGTGTTGGTGATCAATTGTACGAGGCCGAAGGACAGCGGGTCAATATTCGAGGATTCGTCTGCCAGAGTTGGCCCACCTATGCGGCAGTCCGATCGGGACAATCCTGCGCTGGTGGTACGGATGTGGTGCAAATCGGCTTCGATGTGGCTGCCGGTTTTCTTAGCCACGTTGAGCTCTGCTACGATCAGCAGGAGCAGATCTCCAGATACGCTCGCTACGAACTGACTCCGGCCAATGTGGCTTACCAAAAGGGTGTTGCTCAACCGGGCTATCTCCGAGGTGATTTCTATAGCGGCGAAGATGTCAATGTTCTATATGGCCAATCGAACCAGCTGGATGCATTTAGTACGGCCCTGGGATTAGATGCCAGCCAGTACTTCGACAGCACTAAGGATCTCTATTTGACCAGAGGACAGCTGGCTGCTCGTCTTGATTTCGTTCATAGTTCCGCCCAGAGAGCAACCCACTTCTATGTCAACGCAGTTCCTCAATGGAGAAGCATCAATATTGGAAATTGGCTTGCAGTGGAATCAAGTTTGAGGCAATTTGTGGCGGATGAGGCACTAAATGTGAGTGTACATGCCGGCAGCTATGATATCTCAACTCTACCCAATTCACAAGGTGTCCAGACACCTTTGTATCTGAATGCTGAGACCAAACAACTGCCAGTAGCTAAGATCCTCTATCGCATTGTTATCGATCAGGAAAGTCGCAAGGGAGTAGTTTTAATTGTGGTCAACAATCCACATATAACTTTGACGGAGACCCTCGAGGATTATGTGATCTGTGAGGATGTGGGAGCGCAAATCGATTGGTTGGACTGGGACAAGGCAAACCTGCAGAAGGGCTACTCCTATGCGTGCTCTGTAGAAGATTTCATCGAAGTGGTTAAGGATTTGCCCACAGATCAACTACAAACCACAGGAATTCTTGGTTTGACTAACCAAATCTTGGACAATGAAGTGTGCAGCTTTAAAGTGAACGGTGATCTCAAGGATCCGGCTCCTTTATTTGTAGTCAGGAGTGAATTGGGTCATGCGAGGTATTTGGAACCGAATCAAGAAGGAGTAGTTCAGCTGAAACATGGAGAAGCCCTTGAGTTCCACTGCATCAAGTCCTTCAGTGGACCCTTCTCTGGTTATACCTTTGTCAATTCAACATGCTGGCAACAGCAGAGCCTCCTGGCAATGGGCAGTTTGTATCAGCTGCAGGACTTTGTCTGCACTTCCTGGCCAACATACACTGCTCGTCGCTCTGGTCGTCCTTGCAATGGTGGTACTGATCTGCTCGAAGTGGGATTCCAGCTGTCATCCTCCTCGAGCGATGACTTCCTGCAGACCTATGACGTGTGTCACGATGAACTGAGCGAGGTCACCCGCTATGTGCATCATGTTTTGTACCCCGGAAGTGACCAATACCAGCGATCTGTATCCAGGCCATCCTTTATACCCGGCGACTTTTACGGAGGCAAGGATGTGAACACTTTGTACACGCAAGTTCAACAGAATATCACGGTTTCCGAGATTTTGGGCATGGATGCCTCACCCTACTTCAACACCACTGGTAATGTCTATCTGGCTCGTGGTCACCTTTCTGCAAAGACCGACTTTGTCTTTGGGGCCGCTCAACAGGCGAGCTTCTTCTTTGTGAATGTGGCACCTCAGTGGCAGACCTTTAATGGCGGAAACTGGGAACGAATCGAGGATAGTGTGAGGAAGTTTGTGGCGGATGAGAACATCACAGTGGATTGCTATACGGGCACATGGGGTGTGTCCACCCTGCCGGATGTAAATGGCATTGAAAGGGAGCTCTATTTGGACTTTGATGAAAACAACAATGGTCTGATTCCAGTGCCAAAGCTGTACTTCCGCGTGATTATCGATCGCGAGAGCAGAAATGGCATCGTTCTGCTTGGAGTTAACAATCCACATGCCACCATAGAGCAAATCGAAAAGGAGTACATCATCTGCCAGGATATTGGCGCCCAACTGAGTTGGGTCAGTTGGACCAAAGAGGACATAAAGAGGGGCTATTCATATGCCTGTACTGTGGAGGACTTTACTGCAGTGGTGAAAGACCTACCTTTACAAGATCTGTATGTCGATGGAGTCCTGGGTGTTTAA
- the LOC117141494 gene encoding P32 adhesin isoform X1, which yields MELFGIYLILATAVVVQGYRKFGLNCEDIACISGKKCIVSRVPCENPDQQEGEQCGTYPECQSVLHRFRRTPQMPYQPVGMPAPMPPGYPPRPPFPMQQPRQVAPQYVIPPQTNPQYAIQYQANRQYAMQGQPNSANPGLYFSVGMSYPTYMSYYGRSAGNSPPSFYNPYPPSYSTYNYNINLPFSGGS from the exons ATGGAACTCTTtggtatatatttaatattagcCACGGCAGTTGTTGTCCAAGGATACAGGA AATTTGGACTCAATTGTGAGGATATTGCCTGTATATCTGGTAAAAAATGCATTGTATCCAGAGTTCCCTGCGAAAACCCAGATCAGCAAGAAGGAGAGCAATGTGGAACCTATCCGGAGTGCCAATCAG TTTTGCACCGTTTCCGGCGAACGCCACAAATGCCCTATCAGCCTGTGGGGATGCCAGCTCCAATGCCACCCGGGTATCCACCTCGCCCACCGTTTCCAATGCAGCAGCCGCGTCAAGTTGCACCACAATATGTGATTCCACCTCAGACCAATCCACAGTACGCAATTCAATACCAGGCCAACCGGCAATATGCCATGCAAGGACAACCCAACTCGGCCAATCCTGGGCTCTACTTCTCAGTAGGGATGTCCTATCCAACGTATATGAGCTATTATGGACGTTCCGCTGGGAACTCCCCTCCATCATTTTACAATCCGTACCCACCCAGTTATAGTACCTATAATTACAATATTAACTTGCCCTTTTCGGGCGGATCTTAA
- the LOC117141878 gene encoding LOW QUALITY PROTEIN: uncharacterized protein LOC117141878 (The sequence of the model RefSeq protein was modified relative to this genomic sequence to represent the inferred CDS: inserted 2 bases in 2 codons; substituted 1 base at 1 genomic stop codon) → MEFKLAIANEKLAIFDDKIKDKNEIIEALKMSNNVYKSDYKDRLDAQASIIKKLEEELSTLRKKKLNSSQDLETNINKSKXKKVLISSLEAQIKEKTKTERDNSQHIKSLKSQIGDNDEKLKDKQDLIATLEVRLKESNRKNIENEHMIQXVQICRIISEEKEYKSLIASLKNHLGQKSETLEKNKGVISSLKAQIKEKDKINSEEAEIXEKDHQIFYLELGLNQLLPYGETETANQERLKEIHKIIPSEGQNEQQISNAL, encoded by the exons ATGGAATTTAAATTGGCAATTGCCAACGAAAAGTTGGCCATATTTGACGATAAAATTAAGGACAAAAACGAGATAATTGAGGCCTTAAAAATGTCTAATAACGTTTATAAATCAGATTATAAGGATAGATTGGATGCTCAGGCAAgcataattaaaaaactaGAGGAGGAATTGTCAAccttaagaaaaaaaaagttaaactCTAGCCAAGATCTTGAGACAAACATCAAtaaatcaa agaaaaaggtaCTTATTTCTTCCCTCGAAGCTCAGATTAAAGAGAAGACTAAAACTGAAAGAGACAACTCACAACATATTAAATCCTTAAAGTCTCAGATAGGCGACAATGATGAAAAGCTAAAGGACAAACAAGATCTTATAGCAACACTCGAAGTTCGTTTGAAAGAAAGCAATaggaaaaatattgaaaacgaACATATGATCC GCGTTCAAATTTGTAGGATAATTTCTGAAGAGAAGGAATATAAATCTCTTATAGCATCCCTCAAAAATCATTTAGGCCAAAAAAGCGaaacactggaaaaaaataaaggggTAATATCTTCACTCAAGGCTCAAATAAAGGAGAAAGATAAAATAAACAGTGAGGAGGCGGAGATTTAAGAAAAAGATCACCAAATTTTTTATTTGGAACTGGGTCTAAACCAGTTGCTACCTTATGGTGAAACTGAAACTGCTAATCAGGAAAGACTGAAAGAAATCCATAAGATTATACCATCAGAGGGTCAAAACGAACAACAAATTTCCAACGCtttgtaa